TACATTTTGTGTTATCCCACCAATTATAACGCTTAAGAACGCTGATGAGAGAGCAAGAGATTTCATTCTGAATCTAACGAAGTCTTACAGGCTAGACGAAGCGTGCAAAAATAGAGATAAAAAATTTTGCTATCCAGCAGTTTTTGGTGGGATATTTGTGTTTATCGATGATACTATAATTAAAAGATACGAGATTAATGGATACTTATGTAAAGGCAATGAGCAAGATGTAAAAACAATTAATGAACTATTTAAGCACCTCGAAGAGGGTAAAGAATGGTGTTTTAAATTTGCAGATAATGAAGTGCTGTGTTATAAAAAAATTAAAGATTCTCAAGAATGCAAATGGATAGATAACATAGGGCTTCGCTTCATTATGGATACTCTATAACTGCGTACGAATCTTTCCCTTCATATATCTTTAGAAATATTCTATATTTCTTATTCAATTTTAAATATATTTCCTTGGCTATCTCAATGCCTATATATTCTGCAGTCGGAAAAGGCGCGTCGATCACCTTATAATCTATCCTAAATGGTCCCTCAAATCTCGATTTATCTAGATCCATTTTAGGTATTATCAATTTATGATCCCAATCTTGAACTACTTCCTTAACTATTTTCTTAAGTAGATTGAAATCAATTACAAATCCAGATTTCTCGTTGACCTCACCTTCAACCTCAACGGTAACTACATAAGTGTGACCATGAATCTGACTGTCTTGATAAGACGAGAGTGTATAGTGAGCAGAATCTATTGTTATGCCCTCAATTCCTACTTTAACCTTCATTTAACGACCTCCTTATATTTTTTTCAAAATGTTCCCATGTGGACTCACTTAAATATCTAATCTCATCACATAATGATTTGATATTTGAATCGCTTTTTATAATCTTTTCAATAAGATTATGCACGTTCATGAGAGTTATAAAATCACCATATGCTATCTCCCTGTCCCCAAAATATATTCTATCTCCTAATATCATACTTCCGCCTTCCTCAATCATCTTATAGACTGAATAAACTAAATTATCTATATTAATGTTTGACTTATATTGGGCAAACTTCTCTTCTAGTTCATACTTTAATGTGTATATTTTATCTTCAATTAAATTAAGAAGACTATCCAAAATTTCTAATTGAGCTCTGAAACTTTCTATGGATAAAAGTTCTCTATACTTACTCATGATTACACAAGTGGTATTGCAAGGTACTGATATATTTAAAATGGGCAATGTTATACTAATCCTTTCCTTTAGGTAATTTTCA
The nucleotide sequence above comes from Sulfolobus tengchongensis. Encoded proteins:
- a CDS encoding 6-pyruvoyl trahydropterin synthase family protein, which gives rise to MKVKVGIEGITIDSAHYTLSSYQDSQIHGHTYVVTVEVEGEVNEKSGFVIDFNLLKKIVKEVVQDWDHKLIIPKMDLDKSRFEGPFRIDYKVIDAPFPTAEYIGIEIAKEIYLKLNKKYRIFLKIYEGKDSYAVIEYP